From the Cololabis saira isolate AMF1-May2022 chromosome 13, fColSai1.1, whole genome shotgun sequence genome, the window TTTTAAATGAAGCTGTTTGACGGTACATAAGCAGAAAAGATGCCCCACACCTTGCTTCAGTAATATTTAGCAGGAAAGATAGATATACTTTACCTTTACAGTGCTatgtaatttgtattttttactaTTCGTgaaaaaatacaatttccaTGACAACTAAAATACTCCTGCTAGCAGTTCATGCTACATAAAACCTGGCATCCACTTTTAAATCCAGGAGCTCAAAACAGCTCCGTGATTGCGTAAGACGTAAACAGGAGGGCTGCCGGGGATCGTAGTCCTTCAGTTGTCCTACTAGTCTGAAGCCGCTAGTTAAAACATACAGCCCGGAACACACACCCGCCAAATAAAATCTGTTGCGGATTTTTATTAAGTTTGCACTTCACAAATGAATGTGGAAATGACGAGAAACGTCAACTCGTCCAGACTTTGACTCACCAAAGACTACAACTCCCACAATCCAAAGCTGCTTGTTTAACATTAAACGATGGCGGCCTCCACTGTCAATGTGGAGACTGTAATAGGACTATTAAACAGCTCACTGAAATCACAAGGATTTGAAGCGTACCCTCTTAAGGTATTGTAAtattaatttctttcttttttttcttttcgggTGTACCTTGAGCCTTGCAGGTTTTATCTGATACTTTTTCCCACTGTGATCGCAGGTTGGTTGGTACAACGCagttctccctccctccctccgccTGTCTTATCCAGATGACACCTTGGCTGTGGTGGTGCTCAGCACTCCTGCTATGTTTGAACAAGCTTTCCTGCCCTTCTTGGAGCAGAAGAGCTGCCACAGTCTGTCTGACCCCATAGATCAATGTGTCAGACACCACATCAGCTCTGCTGCTTCACAGGTGAGGTCAGGAGTGTGTGCTGGAGAGACTGGGACTGAAGAGATAAGGTTGTTGAGCTGGCTGGACTCTCACTATTTTGCTTCACTTTGTTCTAGAGATTCACAATATCAGAGAGTGGGTTGTTGATGCTGTTTTCTTGGtttgtttatttacaaattGTCCCACCAACTGCCCCAATGTGTGATTTAGTTTTGCTGATCAATGCAATTGAATCGAATTTGCTCCAGCAGAATTGGAAGAAACCGATAGGCTATAGATAATATTCAACACATGTATGTTCAACACAATATTGattgtttgattgattgaaatctttattttgagcacacaggaaaaaaaaaaaaaaacaatttcacaaaacaagaaaagaatacaaataaacagtcattaaacaaaatcaaagggaaataaaccttcatgcccgaaaaggagtaggaggaagtaaaaaacgtattgggtcctaccccttgtttctatttcaattttgcttgaaaataaaaataagaaaaatgaaacggcaagctttactttatcaaaaaattATAGTTGTTATTACCAAAGCaattataaattaaagctgcaagcagcgatgaacgggccctcgcactcacggccaccgccccccataagcatatcagaaatgacaccacccacgacttcctatgtcaaaccattcaaaagttatagcagaaaatacggacaaccaatcacaagaatgGGCGgtgctaattcaggccaatgaaggtcaaggactccatacagaatctgatgacacaacccacgactctctatgttaaaagattcaaaagttatagtataaaatcgggacaaccaatcagaagaaggggcggggctaattcaggccaaagaaggtcaaggactcaatacagcgtccaatgacacaacccacgactctctatgtcaaaccattcaaaagttatgacagaaaatagggagaaccaatcagaagaaggggcgtggctaattcaggccaatgaagctcaaggactcaataccgattcaggtgacatcacccacgactctatgtcaaaacattcaaaaattatagcaggaaatatggacaaccaatcagaagaaggggcggagctaattttcaccaattatggtcaaggactcaataccgagtcccacaccacccacaactctttatgtcaaaccattcaaaagttatggcagagaatagtattctagggggcgctgttgagccgttaggccacgcccattaatgcaaaccatgaaatatcaaatgtatcgccaggcctggcttgcatgcaaaatttggtgactatcaaatatggaccaatcagatgaagggggggcgcaccttttggcgtctagcgtcgccacggtaacacttttgaaagagaaaagtaatgcgtgttgtcacaggatggagacgcacattttgatgtataacacaactgggtgcacattacggttcaggccgtattaattgccaaaggaatggcataaattgcgccaaaattacacaattaattcaaaatggccgacttcctgttcggtttcggccatggctccaaaagacttttctttaagttgtcccatgatacaggtgtgtagcgattttcgtgcatgtacgtcaaaccgtattgtggggcttgaggcacaaagttttccggggggcgctgttgagccattttgccacgcccattaatgcaaaccatgaaatatcaaatttatcgccaggcctgacttgcgtgtcaaatttggtgccttttggggaactatcaaatatggaccaatcagatgaagggaggcgcgccttatggcgtttagcgtcgccacggtaacacttttgaaagagaaaagtaatgcgcatagtcgcaggatggagacgcacattttgatgtataacacatctgggttcacgatacggttggggccgtattaattctcgaaggaatggcatatattgctccaaaattacgcgattaattcagaatgttcaaaatggccgacttcctgttcggtttcggccatggcgccaagagacttttctttaagtagcgacatgatacagatgtgtaccgattttcgttcatgtacgtcaaaccgtattgtggggcttgaggcgcaaagttttttctgtctgaaccaatcagatgaagggtgggcgcgctttttggcgtctagcgtcgccaaggtaacgcttttgaaagagaaaagtaatgcgtggtgtcggaggatggagacgcacattttgatgtataacacacctgggggcacgttacggttcgggccgtattaactgccgaaggaatggcataaattgcgccaaaattacacaattaattcaaaatggccgacttcctgttcggtttcaggcatgaccccaagagacttttctttaagttgtgccatgatacaggtgtgtagcgattttcgtgcatgtacgtcaaaccgtatcgtggggcttgaggcacaaagttttcaagggggcgctgttgagccattttgccacacccatgaatgcaaaccaaaaaatatcaaatttttcgccaggcctggcttgcatgcaaaatttgatgactttttgggcacgtttaggggggcaaaaaggccttccttttgtcagaacaataagaagaagaagaagaaaaagaataattcctgcaaatacaatagggccttcgcactgcaagtgctcgggccctaataatatacataaacaacatatatatatatatatatatatacacacatcttatcataaacaatatattattatatataccattttatatccgtacattatgctgaatccccacacaataactacctcatgtctcctcttcccCTTATTTAGCTaaaatcttttctttgtatttgcttttgaacCTGTAGATGGTTGGACATTGTTTCAGCTCTTTACTCAGACTGTTCCATAGCCTCACTCCACGGTTTGAAATGCAAAATGTTTTGCTTGTAGTTCTACATGACTGTAATTTAAAATTAATCGGTTCCCTTAATTCATATCTCCTCTGTCTTTCCTGTCAATATCATTTAACCCAGTACACCTTTCACTCCCCATCATGCCACCATattcttttaaattttttttgtgtctttcaggGTTTACCATCATCTTGGCTAACTCCCGTCAGGATGTTATTGCATTTACGACAGGTCTGCTTTACCTCTTCTTGCCTCAGTGTTTTCCAGGGCAGAAAGTGGACGTGAGCTTTGACTACGAGATGCTTCCCAGCAGGAAGCCGAAGTTCTTGGCGCAGACTGCTGCACATGTATCTGGAGCAGCGTTCTACTACCAACAATCTGATGTCGCAGAGCAGCCCTGGGATAAAAAGGTAATGCCATACATGTTTGTCTGTGGAAAGACCCTGTATGTTTTGTTGAGCTTCAAGTCCCATCCTGTCCACTAACCACACTCCTGTGCACTCTGCTTGCTTGCAGAAAATGTTTGGAGTGTGTGTGCATCCGAGGTTCGGCGGCTGGTTTGCCATTAGAGCTCTGCTGGTGTTTGAAGATGAGGCGATGGGCTCTGAACTGGTGCAGCAGGATCCTATTGACTGCGTGTCTTCCAGAGAGGGCAGGatccagctgctggaggctTTTAACCTTCATTGGAAGGTACGGCACCAAAGTCCATCATTTCTGTGGCacacagaattaaaaaaaaaaaaagaaagaaaaacaacaaacgtTCCTATTCCAGAGATCAGCAGGCAGGTAGCCTTTAGATAAAAGACTGCCACGTGTGATAGAGGTGCTGCTGACCCCCCTCTAGGAGGATTTCAGCTGTTTGTTAGTGTAGAAGGTGAAACGAGAAAGAACCCTGGTTTGTCCTCCCTGTTTCATGACGATAAGGAAATTCTGCACTCTTATTCTCTTCAAATGATGAATGAATTCATTCTAAAAGACAAACACCACCTTTAATTTGTTAGGCAACATAATGCAATTAATTTGCTGCTTTCCTTTCGGAAAAGGTCACCTGTCTTAGAAAATGATATactgtattatttatttctaattgtGTATTTGATTCAGCTTCACCTTCAGTCACACTGAATTTAGAGCCCACGTGCAAACTTGTAAGGTCCGTACATAAAAAGATATGCGGGACATGTTGCACCTCTTCTAGATCCTATCCACACTAAACTGTTCAAATTACACAACCTTCTTATCAGAAGAAGTTGGAACGGCTTGACTTTGATTTCCTTCCAgacggtaaaaaaaataaaaaaatgtttgttttgtctgaacaacttcatttattttgtccttttgcaTCTCTTTTTGCAAGTGTTACAAAAAAGTTCATAAAAAGGGAATTAAGTGCTTGTaataatgcaaaacaaaaaaggattatattgggggaaaaaaaagatgtatttgTCTTTGAGGAGCAAATGTGGACAGAAGATCTCAATTTTGTTAACAAATGCATAAGAAAgtcattaaaatatttaaaaacagtttttctcaAAGTAAGATTGAAGGATATTTGTATGTTTTCTCCTTATGAAAGTGTATCATTGAACTATTCAAGGAATCTCAAGGAATTTCAAAGAGTAAAGGGGTAAAGAGACCAGCCTGAACTGGTAcccactgactgcgtttacatgcagtcaataacccttttaaaacccgaatattagcaataacccaaattttgactgcatgtaaacgtagtcagtgactacgtttacatgtagCTTACTGATCTCTGATTCTCAGACAGTGCTGCATCTAATACAGCAGATATAACCACATGGGCAAAGGATTACTTTTGGAAACCTTTTTTCAGGAACTACAATAAGGAGTGACTTTTGGAAATGCCACTTAAAAATTTAGTGTGCAGAATAAGTCTTATGTGAACCTTGTCCAGAGGCAGTGTCTTTATTCCCAGGCTCAGAGGGATCCGGGATGGGCCATCATGAATTGTTGTGTGTTACGTTAACATCTTTGCATGGGATTGTACATTTcacatatgttttttttaattggcgagaatttttttttcttcaaataaatGGAATTAATGTGCATTTTCAAGATGAAAGAAAATAGGCATttgattgtgattattttgtaaTCCTGACCGAGAATTATATGTATATGATATCACCTGTGTACTTTAGGTCAGTATTTCATCCTGTAATCCTACTTTAGCTTTACCACAGCAGCTGTTTTTAAACTTGTTACAGTATTCCTAACAAGTTTTCAATGAACTTCTTTGAATGTTTTTTGCACCTTTAGGACTGGCACTACAGAGACGTTGTCCGTCCGGTCCAGACGTACTCTCAGAAACAGAGAGACTACTTCTCTGTGGCCCCAGCACAGCGTTTTGCTCTTCTCAGTACTTGGGGCTTCCTGCCGAGTGATAGCGATGAAGCTGGACCCACGTCAGATGCAGAGACTCAGGTGAACGGACACGGCTGAGCTGAAGTGGAGCTGCTGTCCATCTCTCATCAGCTCCATGCTCTGCTGACCTTTGGActcttaactttttttttttttgtgaattctGGCTAAACAGTGACAgggatttgtgtttttattcaaactTGCACAATGTATTTTAAGTTAACATTGGACATTTTTGTTCCAAGATGAGTAAGCCATAATGTTTTTCATCAAAAATCAACACTACTTTAAAAGAAGTCACGTTTTTGTTGCTATAATGATGAGTTATTCTGTTATCGTCTTTAAAATCCTTCTGTTTGGGTAAAAGGctttaaaaatatctatttattttatgtataaaacacaaaaatgagTCTACTGTTGTTagattatgaataaaaaaaatatgtttttaaaagcaGTCTCCTGTGCTTACCAAATCACactttaagaaaaagaaagaaaatcatcTATTCATTTACCTCCCTCCTGCGTTTATGTGTTTGtcatgttcttgcctattttaACTGCGGACTAACACTTTCTGTCCGTGGCTCAATACTCAGTAGGAAACACTAGTGGGtggacacacgcacacatattctATCccctattaaaatgaataagtGAAGGTTGTGATCATGTGAAACGAGCAccgaggctgcagctccagttCGGGATAAAGTCACTTTCACACTCAGGCCTGTAGGTGTGGCTGTTGTCTCTTGATGGCTGAGTGTCGGTGCTGCGGCGTCTGAGGCAAATGTTCAACGCTCGATGAAGTCCAGTGCTGACTCCAGATAACCTGCATGGCGCTATAAAGTATGCagatttttgtctgttttttgacACTGAAGTTACTTTGTGAATGTGTTGCTACGTGATCTTAAATGGAGAGCTTTGACTTTTAGCTCTTATCAGTTTTTGAGACTATTTCTGAGCCATTAGAGATCCTTTTCCACATTTTATCTTCATTGCAACACCCCATCCCTCTGTCTCTTTATTGCATCTTTCTGTTCACCCCTGTCTCCCTCCGGTGTTCTGTCTTTCTGTATACTGAATCAGCATTTCTGAGCACTATGCCGCAGGCCTGCAGAGAACCAGACCGAGGGCTTAATTATATTCCCACAGTTTCATCTTTCCACGCTTTTGCTCTGTCCTCACTTTTTCTGTATGTATCTTTGAATCAGTGCTGCGGTTTCATTCTCAATCCAccatataaaatacaaaacCTGTTATGCTAGATTCaaattcctcttttttctttttttttttgaactggAACATTAAGTGTGAAGCACAGGTGCAAACTAAAATGAGATGGGCTAGATTTATTTTCCTGCTCTTTGTGCTGCAGTTCAGTCTTTCTTTGCAGTGCCCTTGTGTTTTGTAAGTTTTAACTGATATATATTTAGATGAGGTGAAGTAATACATTTTCCATTGTCGCATGTGTTTTAAgtgccagaaaaaaaacaaaaacagaccgACACACCTGATGATTTGTCTTCACATTTAATTTTGGTAACCCAGCACATGTCAAGTCCTGGCAGACAACTGCAATGCCAACATTTCACTATCcataaataacacatttaagagTTTTGGGAATGTATCCCTCCAGCAAaggcttgtaaaaaaaaaaaaaaaaaaaacgaaaagaataaaagatgtatGGTTGTTATGGTTGCATGCAGCAAAACGATCTGGAGCTGAGACAGTTTTGGgcaaagataaaaaagaggagaaaggcAGGGAAAATGGATGAGTGGTGTTTCATGGGTTGAGGATCAGTGAAGCGGTGCCATCCGCCCACAGACATCAGCTAACAAGATGAGAGGGGAAAGGCCAGGAGCGCACCAGCAACAGAGGAACTGGAAGCTGAGCAGGGGGAGGAAAGGACCAGCATCCAGAACATGTGGTAGAGTTGTACACTGAAAATTCACAGAAacattttttgcattcaaaatgAATGTTAAGAAAGGGACAATAAAAAGTTTttgatatcatttttacaacaaGGTTAAGATTTATGCAAAACAGGAATGAGTAAAGTGAGGTAAAGTAAAACGAGCGTGCTTACTCGTACAATATAATCTCACGTTCTCTCAGAAGCTTGCAGCTGACTCCagttgaatgtgtgtgtgtgtgtgtgtgtgtgtgtgtgtgtgtgcgtgctccCAGAGGTTTTAACATTTTATAACTGTCTCCTTATCAGTTTCATGGCTTAGCATAATGAATTAGTCCCCGGCCTCAGAATTTCCCCTGCAGCCAATTGAAGGCCGGTTGCTGGTTGTGGAGTCCAATAGATGAAGAGAGGGAGTGATCAGTCCGGTTCAGAGGGAAGAGACTTGGGGATGTGCAAATAGAGCACT encodes:
- the mmachc gene encoding cyanocobalamin reductase / alkylcobalamin dealkylase, with product MAASTVNVETVIGLLNSSLKSQGFEAYPLKVGWYNAVLPPSLRLSYPDDTLAVVVLSTPAMFEQAFLPFLEQKSCHSLSDPIDQCVRHHISSAASQCFPGQKVDVSFDYEMLPSRKPKFLAQTAAHVSGAAFYYQQSDVAEQPWDKKKMFGVCVHPRFGGWFAIRALLVFEDEAMGSELVQQDPIDCVSSREGRIQLLEAFNLHWKDWHYRDVVRPVQTYSQKQRDYFSVAPAQRFALLSTWGFLPSDSDEAGPTSDAETQVNGHG